In the uncultured Methanobacterium sp. genome, one interval contains:
- a CDS encoding glutamate synthase-related protein: MDEPGNVRVKVPDSQENRKRCICRLCKSYPHDCSGEILFCGVNESKCDIKAKTCLCNKCPVYGEYGLKGLYYCDKVGVGDSNILLRKRSTEEDPEFYQKVVNIKEESKTGKSTVGSMGSLKKFSFSLDDLYFIPAQVNKIPLNLEESVQSSVIIGPHSKKSLQVSSPLMISGMSFGAVSKNVRIVISSTASKLGIGFNSGEGGIIDEEKDVGVDYRIVQYSTGRFGVNEEILESAAAVEIRFGQGAYPGKGSYLPAEKITDEIARTRNLKPGEPSYSPAHHRDMTDHDAMKEKVEWLREITGGVPIGAKIGCGDIKSDVSLLADIGVDFIALDGFGGGTGATDLYVRDNVGIPVFAALPHAYKTLQELGVKDKIFLIAGGGLRTSADFAKCLALGADAVYMGTAALIAINCQQYRICYSDLCPTGIATQDPKLMEQLDVEEGIRKLTNFIELTNGEVANLTRIVGKNNVNQLSSDDLISANKEFAQITGVRWLNGEYVH, encoded by the coding sequence ATGGATGAACCTGGAAATGTAAGAGTTAAAGTCCCTGACTCACAGGAAAACCGAAAAAGATGCATCTGCAGATTATGTAAAAGTTATCCCCATGATTGTAGTGGTGAAATCCTTTTCTGCGGTGTAAATGAAAGTAAATGTGATATTAAGGCAAAAACCTGCCTCTGCAATAAATGTCCAGTATACGGGGAATATGGGCTTAAAGGACTTTATTACTGTGATAAAGTGGGTGTTGGGGATAGTAACATTCTCCTGCGCAAAAGAAGCACGGAAGAAGATCCTGAATTCTACCAAAAAGTAGTAAATATCAAGGAAGAAAGCAAAACCGGCAAAAGTACAGTGGGGTCTATGGGTTCGCTGAAGAAGTTCTCCTTTTCACTTGATGATCTTTATTTTATCCCTGCACAGGTGAATAAAATACCTTTAAACCTTGAAGAATCAGTTCAAAGCTCTGTGATCATTGGTCCCCATTCAAAAAAATCACTGCAAGTCTCATCACCCTTAATGATTTCAGGAATGAGCTTTGGAGCGGTGTCCAAAAATGTGAGGATAGTGATTTCCAGTACCGCTTCAAAACTTGGAATTGGCTTTAATTCGGGTGAAGGTGGAATAATAGATGAAGAAAAAGATGTGGGGGTGGATTATCGTATTGTACAATACTCTACTGGAAGGTTTGGAGTAAATGAAGAAATCCTCGAATCAGCCGCAGCAGTTGAAATCAGATTTGGCCAGGGAGCTTATCCTGGTAAAGGCAGTTATTTACCTGCAGAAAAGATCACTGATGAAATAGCAAGAACACGTAACTTGAAACCGGGTGAACCATCTTACTCACCTGCACACCATCGGGATATGACTGACCATGATGCTATGAAAGAAAAAGTGGAATGGCTACGTGAAATCACTGGAGGCGTACCAATAGGTGCTAAAATTGGGTGTGGAGATATCAAGTCGGATGTAAGTCTATTAGCTGATATTGGTGTGGATTTCATTGCTCTTGATGGCTTTGGTGGGGGTACAGGAGCTACCGACTTGTATGTTAGAGATAATGTGGGAATACCAGTTTTTGCTGCACTTCCACATGCTTACAAAACATTGCAAGAGTTGGGAGTTAAGGATAAAATATTTCTTATAGCTGGAGGAGGATTGAGAACTTCTGCTGATTTTGCTAAATGTCTTGCATTAGGTGCAGATGCGGTATATATGGGTACTGCAGCCTTGATAGCAATAAACTGTCAGCAATACAGGATTTGTTACAGTGATCTTTGTCCAACTGGTATTGCAACCCAAGATCCTAAGCTCATGGAACAGTTAGATGTGGAAGAGGGAATCCGCAAGCTAACCAATTTCATAGAATTAACCAATGGGGAAGTGGCCAATCTAACCCGGATTGTGGGTAAAAATAATGTTAACCAACTTTCCAGTGATGATCTGATTTCTGCAAATAAAGAGTTTGCCCAGATCACGGGTGTCCGGTGGCTAAATGGGGAATATGTCCATTAA
- the prf1 gene encoding peptide chain release factor aRF-1: MSEPSSTELYEVKRTLKELSDKKGRGTELVSVYIPPDKQISDVVKHMREELSQSANIKSKQTKKNVQSAIEVIMQRMKLFPRPPERGLVLFVGMIPKGGPGTEKMETYVFEPPEPVQTYTYHCNSQFFLEPLEEILEDKEIYGLAVIDRKEATIAVMKGKRIDIVKNLTSGVPGKHKAGGQSQRRFDRLIELAAHEFLKRIGDHMNDAFLELEGLKGVIIGGPGHTKEDFVNGDYLHHEIKQKIITTVDTSYTGEFGIREVIDKSMDILTEIDIMREKKLVQRFLTELVDENGLASYGEAEVRQNLINGAVEILLLSEDVKSKRYTYECYSCGKQDAETIKNEGEAKEKPCKNCGETMKVASSEDIISDFVKLAEEVGSDVEVISTETEEGMQLLRAFGGIGAILRYRV; encoded by the coding sequence ATGTCAGAACCATCATCAACCGAACTTTACGAGGTTAAGCGCACCCTGAAAGAACTCTCAGATAAAAAAGGACGGGGTACTGAGCTGGTGTCTGTTTACATCCCACCAGATAAACAGATCAGCGATGTGGTAAAGCACATGCGAGAGGAACTCAGCCAGAGCGCTAACATCAAAAGTAAGCAGACAAAAAAGAATGTTCAGTCTGCTATTGAAGTTATAATGCAACGTATGAAACTTTTCCCACGGCCACCAGAGAGGGGTCTGGTTCTCTTTGTGGGTATGATCCCCAAGGGAGGCCCAGGTACAGAGAAGATGGAAACCTATGTTTTCGAACCCCCAGAACCGGTTCAGACCTACACTTATCATTGTAACTCCCAGTTTTTCCTGGAACCTCTGGAAGAGATCCTAGAGGACAAGGAAATCTATGGACTGGCAGTTATCGACCGAAAAGAAGCCACAATAGCCGTTATGAAGGGTAAACGGATCGATATAGTTAAAAACCTTACCAGTGGTGTTCCTGGAAAACATAAGGCCGGTGGTCAGTCACAGAGGCGTTTTGACCGATTGATTGAACTTGCAGCCCACGAATTCCTTAAAAGAATTGGTGATCATATGAACGATGCCTTTTTAGAGCTTGAAGGCCTTAAAGGAGTTATTATTGGAGGCCCCGGGCATACTAAAGAGGATTTCGTTAATGGGGATTACCTGCACCACGAGATCAAACAAAAAATCATCACCACCGTGGACACTTCCTACACTGGCGAATTTGGTATCCGGGAAGTTATAGACAAATCCATGGACATCCTCACTGAAATTGACATCATGCGTGAGAAAAAGCTGGTTCAACGCTTCCTGACGGAACTGGTGGATGAAAATGGCTTAGCATCCTACGGTGAAGCAGAAGTCAGACAAAACCTGATTAACGGTGCAGTGGAAATTTTATTACTCTCAGAGGATGTTAAATCCAAACGATACACCTATGAATGTTATTCATGTGGAAAACAGGACGCGGAAACCATTAAAAATGAGGGTGAAGCTAAAGAGAAACCCTGTAAGAATTGTGGTGAAACTATGAAGGTTGCATCTTCTGAAGATATTATCAGTGACTTTGTTAAGCTGGCTGAAGAAGTGGGATCCGATGTTGAGGTTATATCCACTGAAACCGAAGAAGGAATGCAATTACTCCGTGCCTTTGGAGGTATTGGAGCCATATTAAGGTACAGAGTATAA
- a CDS encoding orotate phosphoribosyltransferase-like protein, which yields MNQKLIEKAYELRSRGFTTGEIADELNVSKDTARWLILQGTDKTKEKAQEKAPIDFAINWKSLGGSSRRMSYVSAAMADMAQQHGDVEVVVGITVSGIPFATMMAEFLDADMAVFHPIKHRKEEDARGAVSSNFASVEGKRVVIVDDVITSGGTVGEAIKVFRSLGAEPLAAVVLIDKKGLLEVEKVPVESLIRVSRLG from the coding sequence ATGAATCAAAAACTCATTGAAAAGGCCTATGAACTTAGAAGCAGGGGTTTCACAACTGGGGAAATAGCTGACGAACTCAATGTCTCAAAAGACACTGCTCGATGGCTTATACTCCAGGGAACTGATAAAACTAAAGAAAAAGCTCAGGAAAAAGCACCAATTGATTTTGCCATTAACTGGAAAAGTCTGGGTGGCAGTTCAAGGAGAATGTCCTATGTTTCCGCAGCCATGGCAGATATGGCACAACAACACGGTGATGTGGAGGTAGTGGTGGGAATCACGGTAAGTGGAATACCATTCGCCACCATGATGGCCGAGTTTCTGGATGCAGATATGGCAGTGTTCCACCCCATTAAACACCGCAAGGAAGAGGATGCCCGGGGAGCGGTAAGCAGTAATTTCGCCTCAGTTGAGGGAAAAAGAGTGGTAATAGTGGATGATGTTATCACCAGTGGGGGAACCGTTGGCGAGGCAATAAAAGTCTTCAGGAGCCTTGGAGCAGAACCACTGGCAGCAGTGGTACTCATAGACAAAAAAGGGCTCTTAGAAGTGGAAAAAGTTCCAGTAGAATCACTTATACGTGTAAGCAGGCTGGGATAA
- a CDS encoding Gfo/Idh/MocA family oxidoreductase, giving the protein MKKLNVGVVGVGAMGHNHVRVYTRLKNANLMAVSDLMKGTLAEVSKKYNTVGFVDYDNVLKMPEIDAVSICVPTTYHYEVVMSAIEQGKHVLVEKPIAFTLKEAKDMVRAARKEGVKLATGHVERFNPAVLEAKKLLREKLIGEVVSVSAKRVGPFPPRIKDVGVTIDLAIHEVDVMAYLMDSPVSKVYAHVGSRLEKCEYEDHAEIMMEFYNNAIGMLEVNWLTPYKKRQLEVTGTDGIISLDYIDQTVEIFGKNARNVRVPHNEPLMVELDSFLNAIMLDEKPKITGEDGIHALKTVLAAMKSAKEKVPVEIDMD; this is encoded by the coding sequence GTGAAAAAATTAAACGTGGGAGTTGTTGGTGTAGGGGCCATGGGCCATAACCACGTAAGGGTATACACCCGATTAAAAAATGCCAACCTCATGGCAGTCTCTGATCTCATGAAAGGCACCCTTGCGGAAGTTTCCAAGAAATACAACACCGTAGGGTTTGTTGATTATGATAATGTACTTAAAATGCCGGAAATAGATGCAGTGAGTATCTGTGTTCCCACCACTTACCACTACGAAGTGGTGATGAGTGCCATAGAACAGGGAAAACACGTTCTGGTGGAAAAACCCATAGCATTCACCCTGAAAGAGGCCAAGGACATGGTCCGAGCCGCCAGAAAGGAAGGAGTGAAACTGGCCACCGGTCACGTGGAACGGTTTAACCCGGCAGTTTTAGAAGCTAAAAAACTTTTAAGAGAAAAACTCATCGGTGAAGTGGTTTCAGTTTCAGCCAAAAGGGTGGGTCCATTCCCGCCACGAATAAAGGATGTGGGAGTAACTATAGATCTGGCCATCCACGAGGTGGATGTCATGGCTTACCTGATGGACAGTCCTGTTTCCAAGGTATACGCACACGTTGGTAGTAGGCTGGAAAAATGTGAATACGAGGACCATGCCGAGATCATGATGGAGTTCTACAACAATGCCATCGGGATGCTGGAAGTGAACTGGCTCACACCCTACAAAAAACGACAGTTGGAAGTCACTGGAACTGATGGTATAATATCTCTGGATTATATAGATCAAACTGTGGAGATATTCGGGAAAAACGCCCGGAATGTCAGGGTACCTCACAATGAACCTCTTATGGTAGAACTGGACTCATTCTTAAACGCAATTATGCTGGATGAAAAACCAAAGATAACCGGTGAAGATGGTATACATGCCCTTAAAACCGTCTTGGCAGCAATGAAATCTGCCAAAGAGAAAGTTCCAGTTGAGATTGATATGGATTAA
- the hemC gene encoding hydroxymethylbilane synthase: protein MQVGTRGSSLAMAQTKNIITSLSKITDEEINISVIKTTGDKIKDSQLYNMDVKGIFTKELDRAVLEEEVDFAVHSLKDLPSELDGELEIVAVPPRESPHDVLVSTYPWEDLPEGATLGTSSIRREAFCKYHQKNVDIQPIRGNIETRIKKVTSGEYQATLLAEAGLNRLGLTEHLRERFSLDYMTPAAGQGALAVVSRKDSSNKNILKELNHKDSYNEIMAERKVLEELGVGCQWPLGVCARAQKDKLKLQAILLNREGELISKHNMTGSINQAESIGLEIARRIGEDCQ, encoded by the coding sequence TTGCAGGTAGGTACAAGAGGAAGCAGTCTGGCCATGGCTCAAACCAAAAATATAATCACCTCTTTATCAAAAATAACAGATGAGGAAATAAACATTAGCGTAATAAAAACCACCGGGGATAAAATAAAAGACTCTCAACTTTATAACATGGATGTCAAGGGAATATTCACCAAAGAACTGGATCGGGCGGTCCTGGAAGAAGAGGTGGATTTTGCAGTGCACAGTTTAAAGGACCTTCCCAGTGAACTGGATGGGGAACTGGAAATTGTAGCTGTCCCTCCACGGGAATCACCACATGATGTACTGGTATCCACTTACCCTTGGGAGGATCTCCCAGAAGGAGCAACACTAGGGACCAGTAGTATCAGAAGAGAAGCCTTTTGCAAATACCATCAGAAAAACGTGGATATTCAGCCCATCAGGGGCAACATCGAAACCAGGATAAAAAAAGTCACCAGTGGAGAATATCAAGCCACTTTACTGGCTGAAGCTGGTCTCAATAGATTAGGACTTACCGAACACCTCCGGGAACGATTTTCTTTGGATTACATGACTCCGGCTGCAGGCCAGGGGGCACTGGCAGTTGTTTCCAGAAAGGATAGTAGTAACAAAAATATTTTAAAAGAATTAAATCACAAAGATTCTTATAATGAAATCATGGCTGAGAGAAAAGTTTTAGAAGAACTGGGTGTTGGTTGCCAGTGGCCTCTAGGAGTTTGTGCTCGTGCACAAAAAGATAAATTGAAGCTTCAAGCCATTTTACTTAACAGAGAGGGTGAACTCATCTCTAAACATAACATGACCGGTTCAATAAATCAGGCCGAAAGTATCGGTCTTGAAATCGCCAGACGCATTGGGGAGGATTGCCAGTGA
- the cfbE gene encoding coenzyme F430 synthase, with the protein MRILIVDMTHGGTILASEFSKRTDCKVFAWDIYQTLSEEDKSLLEAQGIELVGESFYESYLHENIALENDMSKTSLKNDKSNLIIVAPGHCNLPQPPHMTHHQAVGFLLKNQITVPVIEITGVKGKTSTAAMLKEIYYDENPLILSSLGVEVVENGQEITLQKDISITPASIITAWQLSQEFYKDKVHNVGICIFESSLGGTGLADVGVITNIAEDYSIARGSSSASKAKLQMFKSKVSVCDNDSYQKIYSPHSSLNQKPNTFSIEGMDENANVKAQNISYGLHKTVFQVEVTDLKTINGTSINTSFEVSTFAPAQYHLENTLSAITSSLSMGTPIELVIKGLKNFTGLTGRTSLRKTGDMVIIEEINPGINVTAVKKAVDMIKGYEKPALILGGSYGVTCEEIDEKSLSNFLADMGDEVFMILTGDLGRSLWKLMGKTYNYCNNIELALNESKKVGAKNILLIYRSNFSELSRR; encoded by the coding sequence ATGAGAATTTTAATTGTGGACATGACCCATGGAGGAACCATACTGGCCTCTGAATTTTCTAAAAGAACAGATTGTAAGGTTTTTGCATGGGACATCTACCAAACGTTATCCGAAGAAGATAAATCACTACTGGAAGCTCAGGGAATAGAACTGGTTGGTGAATCATTCTATGAGAGTTATTTACATGAAAATATCGCCCTGGAAAATGATATGTCCAAGACCTCATTGAAAAATGATAAATCTAACTTAATTATTGTAGCTCCGGGTCACTGTAATTTACCCCAACCTCCCCACATGACCCACCATCAGGCAGTGGGATTTCTCCTAAAAAACCAGATAACCGTACCAGTAATTGAAATCACCGGGGTGAAGGGTAAAACCAGCACCGCTGCCATGCTCAAGGAGATATATTATGATGAAAACCCTCTGATATTAAGCAGTCTGGGTGTTGAAGTTGTGGAGAATGGGCAGGAAATCACCCTCCAAAAAGACATCAGCATCACCCCAGCTAGTATCATAACTGCCTGGCAACTTTCACAGGAATTTTATAAAGATAAGGTTCATAATGTGGGTATCTGCATATTTGAAAGTTCCCTGGGTGGCACAGGACTGGCTGATGTGGGGGTTATCACCAATATTGCAGAGGATTATAGCATAGCCCGTGGAAGTAGCAGTGCCAGTAAAGCCAAGCTGCAGATGTTTAAAAGTAAGGTATCTGTCTGTGATAATGATTCTTACCAGAAAATTTATTCCCCTCACTCTTCATTAAACCAGAAACCGAATACATTCTCCATTGAGGGGATGGATGAAAACGCAAATGTTAAAGCGCAGAATATTAGTTATGGGCTTCATAAAACTGTATTCCAAGTGGAAGTAACCGATCTTAAAACCATAAATGGAACATCCATAAACACCTCATTTGAAGTTTCCACATTTGCCCCAGCCCAATATCACCTTGAAAACACCCTTTCTGCAATAACCTCATCCCTATCCATGGGAACTCCCATTGAATTGGTGATTAAGGGTCTGAAAAACTTTACAGGCTTAACTGGTAGAACTTCCCTCCGTAAAACCGGGGATATGGTGATTATTGAAGAAATCAACCCTGGAATAAATGTTACTGCAGTAAAAAAAGCAGTAGACATGATAAAGGGTTATGAAAAACCAGCTCTTATACTGGGTGGGAGTTACGGTGTGACCTGCGAAGAGATTGATGAAAAATCTCTTTCAAACTTTTTAGCTGACATGGGTGATGAAGTTTTCATGATATTAACCGGAGATCTGGGTCGTAGCTTATGGAAACTGATGGGGAAAACCTATAATTATTGTAATAATATAGAACTGGCGCTCAATGAATCAAAAAAGGTTGGGGCGAAAAATATATTGCTCATATATCGTTCCAATTTTTCAGAATTGAGCAGGAGATAA
- a CDS encoding NAD(+) kinase, translating to MIMGLVARSDVKGAVELAQKIADFLTEKNVDILLDTPLAMELEKYKDRQCELKDMDVDMVVAIGGDGTILRTQSFISHKKIPLIGINMGTVGFLTEIDPENAFTAIEEILAGNYFVERRNQLLVWHKHELPPALNEVVLMTRKPAKMLHIQISVDDEIMEELRADGLIIATPSGSTAYSMSAGGPIIDPRVEAFVIVPICPFKLGARPTVVSDGSTIKVKLLREGKKAIAVIDGQFEEEINYMDEIVFRKSDNCAYFVRLTKDFYRKVREKLTQGGIY from the coding sequence ATGATTATGGGGTTGGTGGCTCGTAGTGATGTAAAAGGCGCCGTGGAACTTGCTCAGAAAATTGCTGACTTTTTAACCGAAAAAAATGTGGATATTCTTCTGGATACTCCTCTGGCCATGGAACTGGAGAAATATAAGGACCGGCAGTGTGAACTCAAGGATATGGATGTGGATATGGTGGTTGCTATTGGTGGAGATGGAACTATCCTCCGTACCCAGAGTTTTATCAGCCACAAAAAGATTCCTCTAATTGGAATTAACATGGGAACTGTTGGATTTTTGACAGAAATAGATCCTGAAAATGCTTTTACTGCCATTGAGGAAATTCTTGCCGGCAATTATTTTGTGGAAAGACGTAACCAGCTTTTAGTGTGGCACAAGCATGAACTGCCTCCTGCCTTAAATGAGGTGGTGCTCATGACCCGTAAACCTGCTAAAATGCTCCACATCCAGATCAGTGTTGATGATGAGATAATGGAGGAACTGCGTGCAGATGGGCTTATCATTGCCACACCAAGTGGCTCCACTGCTTATTCAATGTCTGCAGGAGGTCCAATCATCGATCCCCGAGTCGAAGCCTTTGTAATAGTCCCAATATGTCCATTTAAACTGGGGGCCAGACCAACAGTTGTTTCCGATGGAAGCACCATAAAAGTTAAACTCCTCAGAGAAGGTAAAAAGGCCATAGCAGTCATTGATGGTCAGTTTGAGGAAGAAATAAACTACATGGATGAAATTGTCTTCCGTAAATCAGACAACTGCGCATATTTCGTGCGTCTTACCAAGGATTTCTACCGAAAAGTTCGAGAAAAGTTAACCCAGGGCGGAATCTATTAA
- a CDS encoding bifunctional fructose-bisphosphatase/inositol-phosphate phosphatase encodes MNGEDQEFWGEVCQDLIEESQRAISPLIGSPKGGEIVKMGADGTPTTLIDRVAENKVMEVLKGVDRPLTLISEEIGEVMIGDGPSEAILVVDPLDGTSNAVKKIPAYGISVAVAPIPPDKKGPLTIQDIQMGVVKNYATDDIYSAVKGKGAFLNGNDLLPSIKQDLSQISLGAYVYRMDMGKIEILCKSVRRMRILGAVAIELAYVADGTYDAFVDVRNNLRMVDIAASKLILEESGGKVTDSNGEPLNGKLSVLEKTSIIATCNAVIHGKIRDLLEGI; translated from the coding sequence ATGAATGGAGAAGATCAAGAATTTTGGGGCGAAGTCTGCCAGGATTTAATTGAAGAATCTCAAAGGGCAATATCCCCTCTTATTGGATCCCCAAAAGGCGGGGAAATAGTTAAAATGGGTGCTGATGGAACTCCTACCACTCTCATTGACCGGGTGGCAGAAAATAAGGTCATGGAAGTTCTAAAAGGAGTTGACAGACCTTTAACCCTCATCAGCGAAGAAATTGGTGAAGTAATGATTGGTGATGGTCCTTCTGAGGCCATACTGGTGGTGGACCCCCTGGACGGTACCAGTAATGCAGTGAAGAAAATACCTGCCTACGGTATCTCCGTGGCAGTAGCACCCATTCCACCAGACAAAAAAGGTCCTTTAACTATTCAGGACATTCAGATGGGCGTGGTGAAAAACTACGCTACAGATGATATATACAGCGCAGTTAAGGGTAAAGGAGCTTTTCTCAATGGAAATGATCTACTTCCTTCCATTAAGCAGGATTTATCACAGATATCTTTGGGTGCTTACGTTTACAGAATGGATATGGGAAAAATAGAAATTCTCTGTAAAAGCGTCAGAAGAATGCGAATTTTAGGGGCAGTGGCAATAGAACTGGCATATGTTGCTGATGGTACCTATGATGCATTTGTTGATGTAAGAAATAATCTGCGGATGGTGGATATTGCCGCATCCAAGCTCATCCTGGAAGAAAGTGGGGGAAAGGTAACGGACTCTAATGGGGAACCACTTAATGGAAAGCTAAGCGTTCTGGAGAAAACTTCAATCATAGCTACTTGTAATGCAGTCATTCATGGAAAAATAAGGGATTTACTGGAGGGGATTTAA
- a CDS encoding arginine decarboxylase, pyruvoyl-dependent produces MKVSITSGRSEGPSRLNAFDNALLGAGIGDVNLITVSSILPKDTEIVELPHIEEGKMVNCVLACAHSNKPGDLITAAVAVATSDDFGCVVEHSGVNQDPEKIKEEAETMVRYMMQVRGLTIREIIIVNESHKVKEEGVALAAVVYLE; encoded by the coding sequence ATGAAAGTTTCAATAACATCAGGAAGATCAGAAGGACCCAGCCGACTAAACGCCTTTGATAATGCCCTCTTAGGTGCGGGCATTGGTGACGTGAACCTCATAACCGTATCCAGTATACTACCTAAAGACACCGAGATAGTAGAACTTCCTCACATTGAGGAAGGTAAAATGGTAAATTGTGTACTAGCCTGTGCACATTCAAATAAGCCGGGGGATTTAATAACCGCTGCAGTGGCAGTGGCTACCTCTGATGATTTTGGATGTGTGGTGGAACACTCTGGAGTGAACCAGGACCCTGAAAAGATCAAAGAAGAAGCAGAAACCATGGTAAGGTACATGATGCAAGTGAGGGGTCTTACCATAAGGGAAATCATCATAGTAAATGAAAGTCATAAAGTTAAAGAGGAAGGAGTGGCACTGGCTGCCGTGGTGTACTTGGAGTGA
- a CDS encoding translation initiation factor IF-5A, which yields MSTKVVEVKTLKVGKYVVLDGEASKVVSIQTSSPGKHGAAKARVDAVGVFDNQKRGLVKPVDAKIEVPIIDKRTAQVLALMGSDIQLMDLETYETFEVPIPDDLSDKLIEGAEVGYIVAMGNKKLMRIK from the coding sequence ATGTCGACTAAGGTAGTGGAAGTTAAAACGCTTAAAGTAGGTAAATATGTGGTATTAGATGGTGAAGCATCCAAAGTAGTGAGTATTCAGACTTCATCCCCCGGTAAACACGGAGCAGCAAAGGCAAGGGTGGATGCTGTGGGAGTTTTCGACAACCAGAAAAGAGGTCTGGTAAAACCTGTGGATGCCAAGATAGAAGTCCCTATAATAGATAAACGAACCGCCCAGGTACTGGCTTTAATGGGCAGCGATATTCAGCTCATGGACCTGGAAACCTATGAAACATTTGAAGTCCCAATACCAGATGATCTGAGTGATAAACTGATTGAAGGGGCAGAAGTTGGCTACATTGTGGCCATGGGCAATAAGAAACTCATGAGAATTAAATAA
- the speB gene encoding agmatinase yields MHLYTENPLKFAFSQTECEYSDLDEDNPSFGILGVPFDSTTTYQAGARYGPLFVREASYNFEKYNLLLDKSLNTPVRDIGNLESVPGNFNKTCLYLESVITSLLKEGTVPITIGGEHSISYGVVKSFSKTGTLDMQDVTILHFDAHMDLRDDYMGEKFSHATVMRRIHDLKPGHVIQMGIRSASKAETQFAQDEGIDYYTPPEIKEDIQGMEKIIHQIEGPIYVTVDMDVLDPSYAPSVGTPTPGGLEPRDLERLIFSLEGKEVIGLDVVEVSSNSIGDITSINAAKTILDFLFLQ; encoded by the coding sequence ATGCATTTATACACTGAAAATCCTCTTAAATTTGCTTTTTCCCAGACGGAGTGTGAGTACTCCGATCTTGATGAAGATAATCCCTCTTTTGGTATTTTAGGGGTGCCCTTTGACAGCACCACCACTTACCAAGCCGGGGCAAGATACGGTCCCCTTTTTGTAAGGGAGGCCTCCTATAATTTTGAAAAATACAACTTACTTTTAGATAAAAGTCTTAACACACCGGTTCGGGATATTGGAAACCTGGAATCTGTTCCTGGAAACTTTAATAAAACCTGTTTATATCTGGAATCTGTTATAACCTCCCTTTTGAAGGAGGGAACTGTTCCCATAACCATTGGAGGGGAACACAGCATAAGTTATGGTGTTGTAAAATCCTTTAGCAAAACCGGGACCCTGGATATGCAGGACGTTACTATTCTCCATTTTGATGCCCATATGGACCTCCGGGACGATTATATGGGAGAAAAATTTTCCCATGCCACGGTTATGCGCCGTATACATGATCTTAAACCAGGACATGTAATTCAGATGGGAATCCGATCTGCTTCTAAAGCAGAAACACAATTTGCTCAGGATGAAGGAATTGATTATTACACTCCTCCCGAGATAAAGGAAGATATCCAGGGGATGGAGAAAATCATCCATCAGATAGAGGGCCCAATTTATGTAACTGTGGATATGGACGTGCTGGACCCATCATATGCTCCCAGTGTTGGTACTCCCACACCAGGAGGACTGGAACCGCGTGATCTGGAGAGACTTATCTTTTCTCTGGAAGGGAAAGAAGTTATTGGTTTGGATGTAGTTGAGGTTTCATCAAACTCCATTGGAGATATCACCTCAATCAATGCCGCCAAAACAATTTTAGACTTCCTGTTTTTGCAGTAA